The genome window AATCGCTTGCCCAAAACGGGTCTTTAATGTTTCCTTTTTCTCCTCCGAGACAGTTTGATTCGTGGACATTTGAATACACGGCATATTAACACCTCCTGTTTTTTATTAATCAGCCTCTGTGCTATTTTTAATAAATCGCTGCAGCTCACACAAAGCACTAATCTCATAATCTGCGGGTTCTATGTCAGGAATCCAGTTGTCCATCACGTTAAGCCATGCTGTCTTCATCCCGGCATTCCTGGCCCCCTCTATATCATTGATCGGATTATCTCCTACATATAAAATCTCCTCCGGCAAGATCCGAAGTCTCCTGGAAAGTTCTAAAAATGCATCCGGCTCGGGCTTACATCCCACCCCGCTGTCCAGGTTACAGACAATACACTCTTCCACATAGCCCTCCAGCTTCATACTGCGAAGCTTTCTCTCCTGCAGGCCCGGATGTCCATTTGTAATAATCGAAGGATGGAAACCGTTTTCCCGACACCATACAAGGACGTCATAGGTGTCCGGATAAGGAACAATCGCATCAGGAAAATATTGACAAATAAATGCGTAGAACTTCTCGAAGCTCGCCCTCTCACATAACACCTGCGTTTTTATAAGCTCTTCAAGCATCCCTCTCCAGCTCGTCTCTTCATAAGTCGATCTTCGATCAGCCGACTTTAAGCTCCTTAAGATTTCTACCTGGGACAGGGGTGGATTCAGTTCATCATGGAAGGTAGTTAAAAATTGGGGTAAAAGGTTGTCCCAGGTAAAATCTCTGTTATATAAGGTGTGGTCTAAATCAAAGGCTATGGCTTTTATCATGTTCCGCTTCTCCTTGTACCTGTTTGCTTATCGTTTTAATCCATAATCTAAGCTTCAACTATTCAATTTCTTTAATGTAAAAACAGTATCCGCGAAATATTGTCTCTTTTTTTAACGAATTTCGTTTGTTTTTTAACATTTTTGGGGTTCTATTTTTATTTTTCAAAAAATTCTGTAAAAAATTATATTTTTTTCTTGTTTTCTATTATTTTACTATGGAAATTATAATGAATAAAGTTTATAATATTTATATTAAATATGAAAAAATTTAATGGTAAATTGTACTTTATAAAACGGCCGAATGGCCATACGGGATGCCCTTTGGGTATACCTTGTGAAACGGCCGAATGGCCATACGGGATGCCCTTTGGGTATACCTTGCAGATTACAAGAAAGGAAATACAAAATGGATATTCAAAAATTTGACGCTCTACTCATTGCCATTGACTCCGGAACGATGACACAGGCTGCTTCATCCATGGGATATACACAGTCGGCAATCAGCCATGCCATCAGGACCTTAGAAGATGAATTTAATGTAAGAATCTTATCAAGGGGACGATCCGGTGTGGAACTCACACATGAAGGGCAAATTCTTCTGCCCTATATCAGAAATATAACGAATTCCTTCCGGGAATTTGAAAATAAGGTGGCCGAAATCAACCACCTCCACTGTGGCACCGTAAGAATCGGCACCTTCACCAGTGTGGCGGTCAATTGGCTCCCGCGGATATTAAGCTCCTTTCACGAGCTTTATCCGGCCATTACTTTTGAGATCAAACATGGAAATTATGCAGAAATTGCCGATTGGATCGCACAGGGGATTATTGATTGCGGTTTTACAATTACCCCCTCGTCTGCCGGACTCAAAAACAAGCTATTGTTTGAAGACCGATTATTTCTAATCTATCCACCGGATCACCCTCTGGATAAATTAGAGATAGTAAAACCTGAAGATTTGGTAGAATATCCGTTCATTTTGGTCGATGAAGGAAAAGACCCCATTATACGCCATTTCTTTGAACGGCAGAACATCAAACTTGATATACAATACCGGGTAGTTGATGACTATGCGACCATAGCAATGGTAGAAAGCAACCTGGGTATCAGCGTGTGTCCGGAGCTGTTTTTCTACAGGCTTCCTTTTAAGGTACTGCATCGCCCCATCCACACAGATTTCAGGCGTAGAATCAGTATTTCCTATAAGGACCACTTCACGCTGTCGCCAATCGTAAAAGAATTTATAAAGCATGTACAAAAATGGGCTGGAGAGAATCTGTCGCCGTTACCATGTGACAAGGAATAGGAGAAGCTAATCAAGAGTGGATATTGGAAAACAGTAAAACACTAAGAGTTACGGCCCCCTGGCTCTCGCACATTTTAATCTTTCCCTTAGCTTAACTCTATGGTAAGATATAAATAACATTTGCGAATGCCTAAAAAACACAATGACACATTGATAATGTGTTTACCAAGGCAGCCGGGGACGTGCTGCCACCCACTCTGAGTCTTGTCAGAGGGGGTGGTAATTATGAGTACATATGAGGAGCTTATGATTATACTGACAACCGCCAGTCTGATTATATCCATTCTGAAATATACACATAAAAAATAGCCGTCCTACCCTCACAAAGTAAACGGCTATTTTTTAATAACTAAAAATTTTG of Roseburia hominis contains these proteins:
- a CDS encoding HAD family hydrolase, whose translation is MIKAIAFDLDHTLYNRDFTWDNLLPQFLTTFHDELNPPLSQVEILRSLKSADRRSTYEETSWRGMLEELIKTQVLCERASFEKFYAFICQYFPDAIVPYPDTYDVLVWCRENGFHPSIITNGHPGLQERKLRSMKLEGYVEECIVCNLDSGVGCKPEPDAFLELSRRLRILPEEILYVGDNPINDIEGARNAGMKTAWLNVMDNWIPDIEPADYEISALCELQRFIKNSTEAD
- a CDS encoding LysR family transcriptional regulator, whose translation is MDIQKFDALLIAIDSGTMTQAASSMGYTQSAISHAIRTLEDEFNVRILSRGRSGVELTHEGQILLPYIRNITNSFREFENKVAEINHLHCGTVRIGTFTSVAVNWLPRILSSFHELYPAITFEIKHGNYAEIADWIAQGIIDCGFTITPSSAGLKNKLLFEDRLFLIYPPDHPLDKLEIVKPEDLVEYPFILVDEGKDPIIRHFFERQNIKLDIQYRVVDDYATIAMVESNLGISVCPELFFYRLPFKVLHRPIHTDFRRRISISYKDHFTLSPIVKEFIKHVQKWAGENLSPLPCDKE